A single genomic interval of Lactococcus sp. S-13 harbors:
- a CDS encoding phage portal protein, whose translation MATNILLSNDPSTIASGIKRAIANDLKDDKKKRAKEGVDYYNYKHDILDNRIFYIDDNNNLKEDKYATNIKIPNAFLNELIDQKVQYLLSNPVEIECDDEQLVKYLKDYYDEDFQLFLNDLLTNGSQKGFEYVYPRTTPQDVIVFQVLDGLKIIPIYDDMNVVQRVLRYYSNDILKDGKVVTIKTAELYDDKQVMTFEASEKDDYKFIGSQPHILGTNGEEIGGRSYNTIPLYRYQNNQQERTDLEPIKALIDDYDLMNSYLSNNLQSFSDAIYVVRGFDGDSLDKLQVNLRNKKVVGVGDDGGVDVKVVNIPVEGRKTKMEIDSENIYRFGFGFDSSQVGDGNVTNVVIKSRYTRLDMKANKTEVRLRAFLKWSLDLVIADINRKNGTSFTSNQVEFVITREMMVNENDLATNEKTKADTKVSNVNAILAAAPVIGDDDTLQLICEEFELDWEEVKGKLSTSDYKDVTQGTEPPEE comes from the coding sequence ATGGCTACGAACATTTTACTAAGCAATGACCCTTCTACTATCGCAAGTGGAATTAAGCGAGCGATTGCTAATGATTTGAAGGATGATAAAAAGAAGCGTGCCAAAGAAGGCGTTGATTATTATAATTATAAGCATGACATTTTAGACAATCGAATCTTTTACATTGACGATAATAACAATTTAAAAGAAGACAAGTACGCTACAAATATCAAAATTCCCAATGCTTTTTTGAATGAATTGATTGACCAGAAAGTTCAATATCTTTTATCGAATCCGGTTGAGATTGAATGTGATGACGAGCAATTGGTTAAATATCTAAAGGATTATTACGACGAGGATTTCCAACTTTTCTTAAATGATTTACTAACCAATGGAAGTCAAAAAGGCTTTGAATACGTCTATCCTCGGACGACTCCACAAGATGTTATTGTGTTTCAAGTCCTGGATGGTTTGAAAATCATTCCGATTTACGATGATATGAACGTTGTTCAGCGTGTTTTAAGATATTATTCTAATGACATTCTCAAAGACGGCAAGGTGGTTACTATCAAGACTGCCGAACTTTATGATGATAAACAAGTCATGACTTTCGAAGCTTCCGAAAAAGATGATTATAAATTCATCGGTTCGCAGCCTCATATTCTTGGAACGAATGGAGAGGAGATTGGCGGTCGCTCTTACAACACAATCCCACTCTATCGCTATCAGAACAACCAACAGGAACGAACAGATTTAGAACCAATCAAAGCGCTTATTGATGACTACGACTTGATGAACTCTTACCTATCAAATAATTTACAGTCTTTCTCTGATGCCATTTATGTGGTTAGAGGATTTGACGGAGACTCTTTAGATAAGCTTCAGGTTAATCTTCGGAATAAAAAAGTTGTAGGTGTTGGAGATGATGGTGGAGTTGATGTAAAAGTTGTCAATATTCCAGTTGAAGGTCGAAAGACCAAGATGGAAATTGACAGTGAAAACATTTATCGTTTTGGATTCGGTTTTGATAGCTCACAAGTCGGTGATGGCAATGTGACGAACGTTGTCATCAAGTCACGATACACACGGCTAGACATGAAAGCCAATAAGACAGAGGTTCGGTTGAGAGCTTTCTTAAAGTGGTCGCTTGATTTAGTTATTGCGGACATCAACCGAAAAAACGGGACTTCCTTCACGAGCAATCAGGTTGAGTTTGTAATCACCCGTGAAATGATGGTGAATGAAAATGACCTTGCAACCAACGAGAAGACTAAAGCAGATACTAAAGTATCAAATGTTAATGCGATACTTGCGGCCGCTCCCGTTATCGGCGATGATGACACCTTGCAGCTTATCTGCGAAGAGTTTGAGTTAGATTGGGAAGAAGTGAAAGGAAAACTTTCTACTTCTGATTATAAAGATGTGACTCAAGGTACAGAACCGCCAGAGGAATAA
- a CDS encoding phage minor head protein, whose product MDEKKQALENFKKALKAGMPDSEKDLAKLSNELSNLYRKYLKDLKAQLKTWLELYDQMSFSDQLQVERLLNVANVINELVGEPGINIQQSIKGHILKQGTDAYNSVWYELEQSNNILLDFDVLDPHYLETIMEQPVAGKRLSKRLGDSVNQLAKASNNAISRGFMMGKNYADIARDISTETQASYKRAVRIARTESGRVSSISTQKGYKEATDKGIDLKKMWLATLDGRTREDHQHVDGQIREVDKMFQVGGYDALGPHQVGVPSEDINCRCTTRPIVHGIMPTVRRNNITGKVGKWQSYDEWVKIKNKN is encoded by the coding sequence ATGGATGAAAAAAAGCAAGCATTAGAAAACTTCAAAAAAGCGCTCAAAGCTGGAATGCCTGATTCTGAAAAAGATTTAGCAAAACTCAGTAATGAGCTGTCAAATCTTTACCGGAAATACCTTAAGGATTTAAAAGCACAACTCAAAACTTGGCTTGAGCTTTATGACCAGATGAGTTTTTCGGACCAATTACAAGTTGAGCGATTATTAAACGTCGCTAACGTCATCAATGAACTGGTTGGAGAGCCCGGGATAAATATTCAACAATCCATTAAAGGCCATATCTTAAAGCAAGGGACTGATGCATATAATAGCGTGTGGTATGAGCTGGAACAAAGCAATAATATTCTTCTTGACTTTGATGTTTTAGACCCTCATTATTTAGAAACAATTATGGAGCAACCGGTCGCAGGTAAGCGACTTTCAAAACGTTTGGGAGATAGCGTTAATCAGTTGGCCAAAGCTTCAAATAATGCCATTTCTCGTGGTTTTATGATGGGTAAAAACTATGCGGATATTGCCAGAGACATTTCAACCGAAACGCAAGCGAGTTATAAGCGAGCTGTTAGAATTGCCAGAACCGAAAGCGGACGAGTGAGCAGTATTTCTACTCAAAAAGGTTACAAAGAAGCCACAGATAAAGGAATTGACCTAAAGAAGATGTGGCTAGCGACTTTGGATGGCCGCACTCGTGAGGATCATCAGCACGTTGATGGACAGATTCGAGAAGTTGATAAGATGTTTCAAGTTGGCGGATATGATGCATTAGGCCCACATCAAGTGGGTGTACCAAGTGAAGATATTAACTGCCGATGTACCACTCGCCCTATTGTCCACGGTATTATGCCAACGGTTCGGAGAAATAATATCACTGGGAAAGTCGGAAAATGGCAGAGTTATGATGAATGGGTGAAAATAAAAAATAAAAACTAG